One Lysinibacillus fusiformis genomic window carries:
- a CDS encoding helix-turn-helix domain-containing protein — protein sequence MSDFLKLVGEQLRIIRVSKGLSQEEVAERTGKLGFSKGRISNIEHGQSNITLNTLEILMNALDIVPEELFNFQKLSGVTDLEEKNLMLDIHRSLLRERDLDEVKYVVRITKDFLDTVDAQSKKNSSKG from the coding sequence ATGTCAGACTTTTTAAAGCTAGTAGGCGAACAACTCCGTATCATCAGAGTATCTAAGGGACTTAGTCAAGAAGAAGTTGCAGAAAGAACGGGGAAGTTAGGTTTTAGTAAAGGTCGAATTTCAAATATTGAGCATGGTCAATCAAATATCACATTAAATACGTTAGAAATACTTATGAATGCGTTAGATATTGTACCTGAGGAACTTTTTAATTTCCAAAAATTATCGGGTGTTACCGATCTTGAAGAGAAGAATCTTATGCTCGACATTCATCGCTCATTGTTAAGAGAGCGCGATTTAGATGAAGTAAAATATGTTGTACGCATAACAAAAGATTTTTTAGATACTGTCGATGCACAATCGAAGAAAAACAGCTCAAAGGGTTAA
- a CDS encoding PrkA family serine protein kinase, protein MNILNKVKSYREEENRLKWEGTFADYLSIIKERPEVAQTAHSRVYNMIKSAGLEERDGQKMFQFFGQEIFGLETAIERLVEEYFHPAARRLDVRKRILLLMGPVSGGKSTIVTLLKRGLEQYSRTDEGAVFAIKGCPMHEDPLHLIPHHLRKEFYEEYGIRIEGSLSPLNTMRLEKEYDGRIENVIIERITFSEDKRVGIGTFTPSDPKSQDIADLTGSIDFSTIGVFGSESDPRAYRFDGELNKANRGMMEFQEMLKLDEKFLWNLLSLTQEGNFKAGRFALISADELIVAHTNETEYRSFISNKKNEALHSRIIVMPIPYNLKVSQEELIYEKMIRESDMSHVHIAPHALKAAAIFSVLTRLEVPKKQGVDLIKKMRLYDGENVEGFNSVDLEELKKEFPNEGMNGIDPRYIINRISSAIIRKEIPSINALDVLRSLKDGLDQHASISQEDREKYMNYIAVARREYDEIAKNEVQKAFVYSYEESAKTLMNNYLDNVEAFCNKNKIFDRLTGEEMNPDEKLMRSIEEQIGISENAKKAFREEILIRISAYARNGKRFDYNSHERLREAIQKKLFADLKDVVKITTSSKMPDESQLKKINEVVARLVDEHGYNTTSANELLQYVGSLLNR, encoded by the coding sequence ATCAACATTTTAAACAAAGTGAAGAGCTATCGCGAAGAAGAGAATCGACTGAAGTGGGAAGGTACATTTGCAGATTATTTAAGCATTATTAAGGAAAGACCTGAAGTTGCTCAAACTGCCCATTCACGCGTCTACAATATGATTAAAAGTGCAGGTTTAGAGGAACGCGATGGGCAAAAGATGTTTCAGTTTTTTGGGCAAGAAATTTTTGGGCTTGAAACAGCAATTGAAAGATTGGTGGAAGAGTATTTCCATCCTGCAGCACGAAGATTGGATGTTAGAAAACGAATTTTGCTATTAATGGGGCCTGTAAGTGGTGGTAAATCAACAATTGTAACCTTGCTGAAACGCGGACTTGAGCAATATTCGCGAACGGATGAGGGTGCAGTCTTCGCAATTAAGGGATGTCCAATGCATGAAGATCCTCTACATTTGATTCCTCATCATTTACGCAAAGAATTTTATGAGGAGTATGGAATACGAATAGAGGGTAGTTTATCGCCTTTAAATACGATGCGTCTTGAAAAGGAATACGATGGGCGCATTGAAAATGTCATTATTGAGCGTATTACTTTTTCTGAAGACAAACGAGTGGGCATAGGAACTTTTACACCTTCTGACCCGAAATCACAGGATATTGCCGATTTGACAGGTAGTATTGATTTCTCAACAATTGGCGTCTTTGGTTCAGAATCGGACCCTCGCGCTTATCGCTTTGATGGGGAGTTAAACAAGGCGAATCGAGGGATGATGGAATTCCAAGAAATGTTGAAATTAGACGAAAAATTCTTATGGAATTTATTGTCACTAACGCAGGAAGGTAATTTTAAGGCGGGTAGATTCGCTTTAATTAGTGCAGATGAGTTAATTGTGGCACATACCAACGAAACTGAATATCGTTCATTTATTTCTAATAAGAAAAACGAAGCATTACATTCGCGAATTATTGTAATGCCGATTCCTTATAATTTGAAAGTTAGTCAGGAAGAACTGATTTACGAAAAGATGATTAGAGAAAGCGATATGTCTCATGTTCATATTGCACCACATGCATTGAAGGCCGCAGCAATCTTTTCGGTCCTAACAAGACTTGAAGTTCCGAAAAAACAAGGTGTGGATCTTATTAAAAAAATGCGCTTGTACGACGGAGAAAATGTGGAGGGATTTAATTCCGTTGACTTAGAGGAGCTTAAAAAAGAGTTTCCAAATGAAGGCATGAACGGCATTGATCCACGGTATATTATTAATCGAATTTCTTCAGCTATTATTCGAAAAGAAATACCATCAATAAATGCTTTAGATGTTCTGCGTTCATTGAAGGATGGGTTAGATCAGCATGCTTCCATCTCACAGGAAGATCGAGAGAAATACATGAATTATATTGCAGTAGCTAGAAGAGAGTACGATGAAATTGCGAAGAATGAAGTACAAAAAGCATTTGTTTATTCGTATGAAGAGTCTGCGAAAACACTAATGAATAATTATCTCGATAATGTTGAAGCGTTTTGTAATAAAAACAAGATTTTTGATCGTTTGACTGGCGAAGAAATGAATCCAGACGAAAAATTGATGCGTTCGATAGAAGAACAAATCGGAATTTCTGAAAATGCGAAAAAGGCATTCCGTGAAGAAATATTAATCCGTATTTCTGCGTATGCAAGAAATGGCAAACGATTTGATTATAATTCTCATGAAAGATTACGAGAAGCTATTCAGAAGAAACTATTTGCAGATTTAAAAGATGTTGTGAAAATTACAACGTCTTCTAAAATGCCAGATGAATCACAACTTAAGAAAATTAATGAGGTTGTGGCAAGACTTGTTGACGAACATGGTTATAACACAACGTCAGCTAATGAATTGTTGCAATATGTAGGTAGTCTATTGAATCGATAA
- a CDS encoding ribonuclease J has product MTDNTLSIFALGGINEIGKNMYVVQYGNDMVIIDCGAKFPDESLLGIDLIIPDITYLQENKDKIKALIVTHGHEDHIGGIPYLLKKLNVPIYATRFTLGLIELKLKEHKLLRETDLLEINAESTLNFGQIDASFFRTNHSIPDCLGIVFHTPEGNVVHTGDFKFDLTPVNNQFADIHKMAEIGTQGVLVLISESTNAERPGLTPSEQLVGGHIEEAFFHAERKVIISTFASNVNRIQQIVDATITTKRKLALLGRSMVNVVDVALERGYLTIPDDMLIDAREVKYLPPEEVVILCTGSQGEPLAALSRLASGNHREVKVLPDDTVILAASPIPGNEKGVSRIVDNLFQLGAKVIYGSASNTGMHVSGHGYQEDLKLMLTFMKPKFFIPIHGEFRMLHQHRLLAEAVGVKRGHTFIMKNGDVVDIENANARQTRKIPSGDTYVDGIGIGEVEGIVLRDRKQLSEDGMLVIVITISKADGTIISEPDTISRGFVYAKDSEMLLSKVNVLVKSTVSELQEDNKQQLFVLKKEIKKVVGQYLFSQTKRKPMILPIIIEI; this is encoded by the coding sequence ATGACAGACAATACATTATCCATTTTCGCCTTAGGTGGCATCAATGAAATCGGTAAGAATATGTATGTTGTACAATACGGGAACGATATGGTGATTATCGATTGTGGTGCTAAGTTTCCAGATGAGAGCTTATTGGGCATTGATTTAATTATCCCAGACATTACTTATTTACAGGAAAATAAAGATAAGATAAAAGCATTAATCGTTACACATGGACACGAGGATCACATTGGCGGGATTCCTTATCTTTTAAAAAAATTAAATGTTCCTATTTATGCAACTCGCTTTACACTCGGTTTAATTGAGTTAAAACTAAAAGAGCATAAGCTGTTAAGAGAAACAGACTTACTAGAAATAAACGCTGAATCCACATTAAACTTCGGGCAGATTGATGCTAGTTTTTTTAGAACGAACCATAGTATACCTGATTGCTTAGGCATCGTTTTTCACACGCCTGAAGGTAATGTTGTACACACTGGCGACTTTAAATTCGATTTAACCCCTGTAAACAATCAATTTGCTGATATTCATAAAATGGCCGAAATAGGTACGCAAGGTGTACTAGTACTTATATCGGAAAGTACGAATGCCGAACGACCTGGGTTAACACCATCCGAACAACTTGTCGGCGGTCATATTGAAGAAGCTTTTTTTCATGCCGAGCGCAAAGTCATCATCTCTACATTTGCCTCCAACGTAAATCGTATTCAACAGATTGTCGACGCAACAATTACAACAAAAAGAAAACTTGCATTGCTTGGGCGTAGTATGGTGAATGTTGTAGATGTCGCTTTAGAACGAGGGTATTTAACAATCCCTGACGATATGCTAATCGATGCACGTGAAGTAAAGTATCTCCCACCTGAAGAAGTAGTCATTTTATGTACAGGGAGTCAGGGAGAGCCATTAGCTGCGCTATCTCGCTTAGCCAGCGGAAATCATCGTGAGGTTAAAGTTTTACCTGATGATACTGTCATTTTAGCTGCTTCTCCTATTCCTGGGAATGAGAAGGGCGTTTCACGAATCGTCGACAATTTATTTCAGCTAGGGGCAAAAGTAATTTATGGATCTGCAAGTAATACGGGGATGCATGTTTCTGGACATGGCTACCAAGAAGACTTAAAGCTGATGCTAACCTTCATGAAGCCAAAGTTTTTCATTCCAATTCATGGTGAATTCCGTATGCTACACCAACATCGGTTATTAGCAGAAGCTGTAGGCGTCAAAAGAGGCCATACCTTTATTATGAAAAATGGAGACGTCGTGGATATTGAAAATGCGAATGCTCGACAAACACGCAAAATTCCATCTGGAGACACGTATGTTGATGGAATTGGTATAGGTGAAGTTGAAGGGATTGTATTACGTGATCGTAAACAGCTATCGGAAGACGGTATGCTCGTTATTGTCATAACAATCAGTAAGGCGGATGGCACGATTATTTCGGAACCTGATACCATTTCACGTGGTTTTGTTTACGCAAAAGATTCCGAAATGCTGTTAAGTAAAGTGAATGTTCTCGTAAAATCAACGGTTAGTGAATTACAAGAAGACAATAAACAACAACTATTCGTCTTAAAAAAAGAAATAAAAAAAGTAGTGGGCCAATATCTCTTTTCGCAAACGAAGCGAAAACCAATGATATTGCCAATTATCATTGAAATTTGA
- a CDS encoding SpoVR family protein → MENELQRAIEEITEIAAGFGLDFYPMRYEICPADIIYTFGAYGMPTRFSHWSFGKQFHKMKLQYDLGLSQIYELVINSDPCYAFLLDTNSLTQNKLIIAHVLAHCDFFKNNVRFSNTRRDMVESMTATAERIAGYEREYGKEEVEQFLDAVLAIQEHIDPSILRPKLYTGDEDEYEEEILTARSPYDDLWNLDDKEKEHRSIRRKIRQFPANPEKDLLLFIEEHSRELEEWQRDILTMMREEMLYFWPQLETKIMNEGWASYWHQRIMRELKLTTTETVEYAKLNAGVVQPSKTSINPYYLGLKIFEDIEQRYNEPTEEMRKLGVLPNSGREKMFEVREIESDISFIRNYLTKDLTKQEDLYLFQKKGNEYRITDKDHEMVRDQLVSMRVNGGFPYIVVKNGDYLRNGELYLVHGYEGMELDPHYLENVLPYIYQLWGRPVHMETSIDAKPVLYSYDGTKNYKRSV, encoded by the coding sequence ATGGAGAATGAGCTACAACGAGCGATTGAGGAAATAACAGAAATTGCGGCAGGTTTCGGTTTAGATTTTTACCCGATGCGATACGAAATATGTCCAGCAGATATTATTTATACATTTGGCGCATATGGTATGCCTACACGTTTTTCGCATTGGAGCTTCGGAAAACAATTCCATAAAATGAAATTGCAATATGATTTAGGGTTAAGTCAAATTTATGAGTTGGTCATTAACTCAGACCCATGCTATGCATTTTTACTAGATACCAATTCATTAACACAAAATAAGCTAATCATTGCACATGTATTAGCGCACTGTGATTTTTTCAAAAATAATGTACGTTTTTCCAATACAAGACGAGATATGGTAGAAAGTATGACTGCAACGGCTGAACGAATAGCAGGTTATGAAAGAGAGTACGGTAAGGAAGAGGTTGAACAGTTTTTAGATGCGGTGTTAGCCATTCAAGAGCATATCGACCCTTCGATATTACGTCCTAAGCTGTATACGGGTGATGAGGATGAGTACGAAGAAGAAATACTTACTGCAAGGTCACCATATGATGACCTTTGGAACTTAGATGATAAGGAAAAAGAACATAGGTCGATTCGAAGAAAGATAAGGCAGTTTCCGGCAAATCCAGAAAAAGATTTATTGCTATTTATTGAGGAGCATAGTCGAGAGCTGGAGGAGTGGCAGCGCGATATTTTAACAATGATGCGTGAGGAAATGCTTTATTTCTGGCCACAATTAGAAACCAAAATTATGAATGAAGGCTGGGCGTCCTATTGGCACCAACGAATTATGCGTGAGCTCAAGCTCACAACAACAGAAACGGTTGAGTATGCAAAATTAAATGCAGGCGTTGTGCAACCATCAAAAACGTCCATTAACCCTTACTATCTTGGGCTGAAAATTTTTGAGGATATTGAACAACGATATAATGAACCAACAGAAGAAATGAGGAAACTTGGCGTACTGCCGAACTCAGGTCGCGAGAAAATGTTTGAGGTGAGAGAGATTGAATCGGATATTTCTTTTATCCGTAACTATTTAACAAAAGATTTAACAAAGCAAGAAGACCTTTATTTGTTCCAAAAAAAGGGCAATGAATATCGTATTACAGATAAAGACCATGAAATGGTACGCGATCAGCTCGTATCAATGCGTGTAAATGGAGGATTTCCATATATCGTCGTGAAAAACGGCGACTACTTACGGAATGGAGAACTATATTTAGTGCATGGCTACGAAGGGATGGAGCTCGACCCACACTACTTAGAAAATGTCTTACCATACATTTATCAACTGTGGGGACGTCCCGTACACATGGAAACAAGTATTGATGCCAAGCCTGTACTATATTCATATGATGGGACAAAAAATTATAAGCGTTCTGTGTAA
- a CDS encoding M60 family metallopeptidase, producing MNRRENSRLQKPIKVFATSAILATTLFTPIMTNNLGVQAETISAQTVNQYEQRVFDLPGTGSYQDESNRNRSNQHQNNFMPTGLYVKPGEQVTINVSGSQKIRAIIGAYHYDKNDNIWNAAVELSPGSHVISSSVGGLLGLDNFNDTGTVKVEVLQGGSPIPLFELGKHTKEDWNAMMTIYPNAHAVQLKSKKAVLTVTQDDAKKYIVDQNPIPLLENYDKMIQAQDEISGLSETNPNLLHRTTRRIWAFTENPNTDTWGFTNTWEGAVFNKGSIRSALDINEFGWGEMHEAGHARQQHPWTWGAVVEGTVNLYSLAAFQQVYPDRQPPLEKVGGNGQSNYDAAFNYLKQTNKDYNTIGDDFVKLVMFWQLHLAYGQNFYPDLHKLYRELPNDQLPNTDTQKIQEFIYNTTKVAKQNLLPFFDQWGLQASQETRQKIEALNYPKLAAPIWEATDSEPIDPWLIPHKIENATASSEESVVNPASNAIDGNPDTIWHSQWSTPNQYPYSLTIDLGDTRTIAKLGYLPRKDGANPSGDGSQNGRILNYKLYGSIDGINYYWFLTGTWENNQKKQFASFDPLSTRYVKIEVLNGVNGYASAAEVNILGY from the coding sequence ATGAACAGAAGAGAAAATAGTAGATTACAAAAACCAATAAAAGTGTTTGCAACATCCGCTATTTTGGCAACTACGTTATTTACACCTATTATGACAAACAATTTAGGTGTACAGGCTGAAACAATTTCCGCACAAACTGTAAATCAATATGAACAGAGAGTATTTGATCTTCCAGGTACAGGGAGCTATCAGGATGAATCGAATAGGAACAGAAGCAATCAACACCAAAACAACTTTATGCCCACAGGTCTCTATGTGAAACCAGGTGAACAAGTTACAATAAATGTATCAGGTTCACAAAAAATTAGAGCTATTATTGGTGCCTATCATTACGATAAAAACGATAATATTTGGAATGCAGCCGTGGAACTTTCTCCCGGGTCTCATGTAATATCCTCTTCGGTAGGTGGTTTATTAGGGCTAGATAATTTTAACGACACAGGGACAGTTAAGGTGGAAGTACTACAAGGTGGAAGTCCTATTCCACTCTTCGAACTAGGAAAGCATACTAAAGAAGACTGGAATGCGATGATGACTATATATCCAAATGCTCATGCCGTGCAACTAAAATCAAAGAAAGCAGTACTTACGGTTACGCAAGATGATGCTAAGAAATACATCGTGGATCAAAACCCTATCCCTTTATTAGAAAACTATGACAAAATGATTCAAGCACAAGATGAGATATCAGGGTTGTCTGAAACAAATCCTAACCTTTTACATCGTACAACTCGTCGTATTTGGGCTTTCACAGAAAATCCTAATACAGATACTTGGGGTTTTACTAACACATGGGAGGGTGCTGTATTTAATAAAGGTTCAATTAGAAGTGCTTTAGATATTAACGAGTTTGGATGGGGAGAGATGCATGAAGCAGGACATGCAAGACAGCAACATCCATGGACGTGGGGGGCAGTGGTCGAAGGCACTGTTAATCTGTATTCTTTAGCCGCATTCCAACAAGTATATCCTGACCGCCAACCACCTTTAGAAAAAGTAGGAGGGAATGGTCAATCAAATTATGATGCAGCATTTAATTACTTAAAACAAACAAATAAAGATTATAACACTATCGGCGACGATTTTGTGAAGCTTGTTATGTTTTGGCAACTTCATTTAGCATATGGACAAAATTTTTATCCGGATCTCCACAAACTATATCGAGAGTTACCAAATGATCAACTTCCTAATACAGACACTCAGAAAATCCAAGAGTTTATATACAATACAACGAAAGTAGCGAAACAAAATTTACTTCCATTCTTTGATCAATGGGGACTGCAAGCATCGCAAGAAACACGACAAAAAATAGAAGCTTTAAATTATCCAAAATTAGCAGCACCTATTTGGGAAGCGACTGATTCTGAGCCTATTGATCCATGGTTAATTCCTCATAAAATCGAAAACGCAACTGCAAGTAGTGAAGAATCAGTGGTTAATCCAGCTAGCAACGCGATTGATGGTAATCCAGATACTATTTGGCATAGTCAGTGGAGTACACCAAATCAATACCCATACAGTTTAACAATTGATTTAGGTGACACACGTACAATTGCGAAATTGGGATATCTTCCTCGAAAGGATGGAGCGAATCCTTCTGGCGATGGGTCTCAAAATGGTCGTATTTTAAATTATAAACTTTACGGAAGTATAGATGGTATTAATTATTATTGGTTCCTTACGGGAACATGGGAAAACAATCAGAAAAAACAATTTGCATCATTTGATCCTCTATCTACCAGATATGTAAAAATAGAGGTTTTAAATGGTGTAAATGGATATGCTTCAGCAGCGGAAGTAAACATTTTAGGCTATTAA
- a CDS encoding restriction endonuclease subunit S domain-containing protein, with the protein MLKRYRLKEIVLIVARLSASNEHYFSSIKRFKSVKVPAKTIIVAKNSKNGTDKMIYQCETEVCIANDVVAIIPNESIVLSDYLLYFLKWYQSTNGCINLNYITVDLPVIEVQTKIVQLLNAIQSLMQNRDSLMTVVEDLPRHFSNISMQVESHTSQLNQGFENVHNCYNSLLHKIFKGNFFHEIHDLDSFMERMCKQ; encoded by the coding sequence ATGTTAAAACGTTATAGATTAAAGGAAATAGTCTTGATTGTTGCAAGGCTATCGGCATCGAATGAGCATTATTTTTCGAGTATAAAGCGTTTTAAAAGTGTGAAAGTGCCTGCTAAGACAATTATTGTCGCTAAAAATAGTAAGAATGGCACTGACAAAATGATATATCAATGTGAAACTGAAGTTTGTATTGCCAATGATGTTGTAGCAATTATCCCAAATGAATCCATCGTTTTGAGTGATTATTTACTGTATTTTCTCAAATGGTATCAGTCAACTAACGGTTGTATAAATTTAAATTATATAACCGTAGATCTTCCTGTAATTGAAGTTCAAACAAAAATTGTACAGCTCTTAAATGCTATTCAGTCATTAATGCAAAATAGAGATTCATTAATGACAGTGGTAGAAGATTTACCACGGCATTTCAGTAATATTTCAATGCAAGTAGAAAGCCATACAAGCCAATTAAATCAAGGGTTTGAAAACGTTCATAACTGTTATAATTCTTTACTTCATAAAATCTTTAAAGGTAATTTTTTTCATGAAATCCACGATCTAGATTCTTTTATGGAAAGAATGTGTAAACAATAA
- a CDS encoding radical SAM/SPASM domain-containing protein: MRTFKKVYIEITSVCNLACSFCPPTARAKGLIKVEQFNKILDEIRPHTKYIYLHVKGEPLLHPRIDQLLDAAHAKGFKVNITTNGTLIKKNREKLLGKPALRQINFSLHSFDGHEGSENREKYLGDILDFVRDAKDFNTIISYRLWNLQQEHVTDIAARRNRETLEILENEYNLDYRIEEKVQPGKGVKIANNIYLNQDHEFRWPSLLAPEDGGKGFCHALRSQAAILVDGTVVPCCLDGEGVINLGNVNQTSFTDIVEGERATNIVDGFSRREAVEELCRKCGYRQKFGMQ; encoded by the coding sequence TTGAGAACATTTAAAAAGGTTTATATAGAAATTACGAGTGTCTGTAATTTAGCCTGTAGTTTCTGTCCGCCGACTGCACGTGCAAAAGGGCTGATTAAGGTAGAACAATTTAATAAAATACTTGATGAAATAAGACCGCATACAAAATATATTTATTTGCATGTCAAGGGTGAACCACTCTTACATCCACGCATCGATCAATTATTAGATGCTGCACACGCCAAGGGTTTTAAAGTCAATATTACGACCAATGGGACATTGATTAAAAAGAATCGTGAAAAATTATTAGGTAAGCCTGCACTACGCCAAATTAATTTCTCATTACATAGCTTTGATGGTCATGAGGGCTCAGAAAATCGGGAGAAATATTTAGGTGACATATTAGATTTTGTCCGTGATGCAAAAGATTTTAATACCATCATTTCATATCGTCTCTGGAATCTACAACAGGAACATGTCACAGATATTGCGGCAAGAAGAAATCGAGAGACGTTAGAAATCTTAGAAAATGAATATAATCTTGACTATCGTATTGAGGAAAAGGTTCAACCGGGGAAAGGCGTGAAAATTGCCAACAATATTTATTTAAATCAGGACCATGAGTTTAGATGGCCTAGTCTGCTTGCGCCTGAGGATGGGGGCAAAGGTTTTTGTCATGCATTACGTAGCCAAGCTGCGATTCTTGTTGATGGTACTGTTGTGCCTTGCTGCCTTGATGGGGAGGGCGTCATCAATCTAGGCAATGTCAATCAGACATCATTTACAGACATTGTTGAGGGTGAACGTGCGACGAATATTGTTGATGGATTTTCAAGAAGAGAAGCGGTTGAAGAACTATGTAGAAAATGCGGCTATCGCCAAAAATTTGGGATGCAATAG
- a CDS encoding L,D-transpeptidase family protein encodes MIHTVKAGEILSQIARDYRTPLSSIIAANPGINPNVLYIGQQIVIHGFPNPNTIPYQIDISVNNRWLRLLKDGILQKQYPIAVGRMLHGTPVGSFIIINKEPNPGGPFGSMWMSLSKEHYGIHGTNDPSSIGHAVSHGCIRMHNQDVEELASIVPIGTAVSIHP; translated from the coding sequence GTGATTCATACGGTCAAAGCAGGCGAAATTTTATCTCAAATCGCAAGGGATTATCGTACCCCTTTGTCTTCAATCATCGCCGCAAATCCAGGCATTAACCCAAATGTTCTTTATATCGGGCAACAAATTGTAATTCATGGCTTTCCAAATCCTAATACAATTCCATATCAAATCGATATTTCCGTCAACAATCGTTGGTTACGATTATTAAAAGATGGTATTCTTCAAAAACAATACCCCATTGCCGTCGGTAGAATGTTACATGGTACACCTGTAGGCAGTTTTATTATCATTAATAAGGAGCCTAATCCAGGTGGACCTTTTGGGTCAATGTGGATGAGTTTGTCCAAAGAACACTACGGTATTCATGGTACCAATGATCCTAGTTCAATTGGTCATGCCGTTTCACACGGCTGTATACGTATGCATAATCAAGATGTAGAAGAGCTTGCCAGCATCGTTCCCATCGGTACAGCAGTTTCTATTCATCCATAA
- the yhbH gene encoding sporulation protein YhbH: protein MTENQNKRYVISQENWSLHRKGHQDQQRHMEKVKDAIKNNLPDLVSEESIVMSNGREVIKIPIRSLDEYKIRYNYDNSKHVGQGQGDSNVGDVVAREPGRGNQGNGQGKEAGDKPGNDYYEAEVSIEEIQNVLFKELELPNLQQKEKDDIKTEKIEFNDIRKKGLMGNVDKKRTILNALKRNAMLGKAEITPIHNDDLRFKTWDEVEKPESKAVVLAMMDTSGSMGTFEKYCARSFFFWMTRFLRSKYGTVEIEFIAHHTEAKVVTEEEFFTKGESGGTICSSAYIKALELIREKYNPTRYNIYPVHFSDGENISMDNEKCLKLVGELMDVSSMFGYGEVNQHNRFSTLMYTYKKIQDEKFRFHILKKKGDVYDALKSFFQKSES, encoded by the coding sequence ATGACTGAAAACCAGAATAAACGATATGTCATTTCTCAGGAAAATTGGTCCCTCCATCGTAAAGGGCACCAAGATCAACAACGTCATATGGAAAAAGTAAAAGATGCCATTAAAAATAATTTACCGGATTTAGTGAGTGAAGAAAGTATTGTGATGTCCAATGGTCGTGAAGTTATTAAAATACCCATACGTTCACTTGATGAATATAAAATTCGATACAATTACGATAACTCGAAACATGTTGGTCAAGGACAAGGAGATAGTAATGTAGGTGATGTTGTAGCGCGTGAACCAGGTAGAGGTAATCAAGGTAATGGCCAAGGAAAAGAAGCGGGCGATAAGCCTGGTAATGATTACTATGAGGCAGAGGTAAGCATAGAAGAAATACAAAATGTATTATTTAAAGAGTTGGAGCTACCGAATTTACAGCAAAAAGAAAAAGATGATATTAAAACGGAAAAGATTGAATTTAATGATATAAGAAAAAAAGGGCTCATGGGCAATGTCGATAAGAAGCGTACTATTTTAAATGCACTAAAGCGCAATGCAATGCTGGGGAAAGCAGAAATTACGCCGATTCATAATGATGATCTGCGCTTTAAAACATGGGATGAGGTAGAAAAGCCAGAATCGAAGGCGGTCGTCCTAGCCATGATGGATACAAGTGGTTCAATGGGTACCTTTGAAAAATATTGTGCCAGAAGTTTTTTCTTTTGGATGACGAGATTTTTGCGTTCTAAGTACGGAACTGTTGAAATTGAATTTATCGCCCACCATACGGAAGCCAAAGTGGTGACGGAGGAAGAGTTTTTTACTAAGGGAGAAAGTGGGGGAACAATTTGTTCATCTGCTTATATTAAAGCGTTGGAACTCATTCGAGAAAAATATAATCCTACTCGGTACAATATTTATCCGGTTCACTTTTCGGACGGTGAAAACATTTCGATGGATAATGAGAAGTGCTTGAAGTTGGTTGGAGAGTTAATGGATGTTTCAAGCATGTTTGGATACGGTGAAGTAAATCAGCATAACCGCTTTTCTACACTTATGTATACGTATAAAAAAATTCAAGATGAGAAATTTAGGTTTCATATCCTGAAAAAAAAGGGCGATGTCTATGATGCCTTAAAAAGTTTTTTCCAGAAAAGTGAGTCTTAA